One genomic window of Candidatus Pseudobacter hemicellulosilyticus includes the following:
- a CDS encoding membrane or secreted protein, which yields MRTCWCLVFLMIVSLPVIGQQGLLFVDKEGVLRRQADGREQAYFGVNYTLPFAYAYRHVKAMGLDLEKTIDADVYHFARLGLDAFRVHVWDTEISDAEGNLLENEHLRLFDYLIKKLKERNIRILITPIAYWGNGYPDNNVRTKGFADKFDYNKKKLVTNDTAIAAQERYIKQLLLHVNPYTKLSYRDDPSIIACEINNEPAHGEDNRLTTDYINRMADAVRSIQWKKPIFYNISQAYQNEEAFLSARVDGFTYQWYTNGLVANHTTPGNTLPYVDNYDIPYKDWKGFSDKAKVIYEFDAADVRSSYMYPAIARSFRTAGFQWATQFAWDPTPLAYANTEYQTHYLNLAYTPAKAISFLIAGKVFHQVPRYQSYGGYPQDTLFGPFRVSYTENLSEMNTDSEFYYSNSTSTKAKAPEKLQHLAGVGSSPLVQYAGTGAYFLDKIGPGAWRLELMPDAVVGKDPFTDASLTDTATYIVWKQQAMQVQLPDLGKRFRITPLNEGNTAVETTADAGRFRITPGTYLLTNTAVKPAATGMGKGLTLGLREFYAPASMRLPAARVFAEPPREHSAGEPLQLQVTVLGVGDSTELDLQMMQAGTVSILPMVRQSAYIYKVTLPGNLLKAGELQTAVRVKSNGTVIGWLRPVQVLDSRSHYELFSAARAAGDSVLKYWWRIKNFPDWNRQTAYRFEKTADSTVVYRATADTFNFDIPFIGWQYSCSMIATVPQKSQQNYSTLTLRGAPAGRHPVTVLLILVDRNANAYSRELTLEGGLTTYRLPLSTFSKGPLLLLPRPYPMFLPLWFSTAANEPIQLSAIEKIQLLYMPARNLQVKEDQGFMIDGVWAE from the coding sequence ATGCGTACTTGCTGGTGCCTCGTATTCCTGATGATTGTTTCGCTGCCGGTAATTGGTCAGCAGGGCCTTTTATTTGTTGACAAAGAAGGCGTATTGCGCCGGCAGGCGGACGGCCGGGAGCAGGCTTACTTTGGCGTCAATTATACCCTGCCTTTTGCCTATGCCTACCGGCATGTAAAAGCCATGGGCCTGGACCTGGAAAAGACCATTGATGCCGATGTGTATCATTTCGCCCGGCTGGGCCTGGATGCTTTCCGGGTGCATGTATGGGACACCGAGATCTCGGATGCCGAAGGCAACCTGCTGGAGAACGAGCACCTGCGTTTATTTGATTACCTGATCAAAAAACTGAAAGAAAGGAATATCCGCATACTGATCACGCCCATTGCCTATTGGGGAAATGGGTATCCGGATAATAATGTACGAACCAAAGGATTCGCTGATAAATTCGATTACAACAAGAAGAAGCTGGTCACCAACGATACGGCTATTGCGGCGCAGGAGCGATACATTAAACAATTACTGCTTCATGTTAATCCCTATACAAAACTGTCGTACCGGGATGATCCGTCCATCATTGCCTGTGAGATCAACAATGAGCCCGCGCATGGGGAGGACAACCGGCTGACCACGGACTATATCAACCGCATGGCTGATGCGGTGCGCAGCATTCAATGGAAGAAGCCCATCTTCTATAATATTTCCCAGGCTTACCAGAACGAAGAAGCCTTCCTGTCGGCCCGGGTGGATGGCTTCACCTATCAATGGTATACAAACGGACTGGTGGCCAACCACACTACCCCGGGCAATACCCTGCCGTATGTAGATAACTATGATATCCCCTATAAGGACTGGAAAGGATTCAGCGATAAGGCCAAAGTTATTTATGAGTTTGATGCGGCCGATGTGCGCAGCAGCTACATGTATCCGGCTATAGCCCGGAGTTTCCGGACAGCAGGTTTCCAGTGGGCTACCCAGTTTGCCTGGGATCCTACGCCGCTGGCCTATGCCAATACGGAATACCAGACCCATTACCTGAACCTGGCCTACACGCCGGCCAAGGCCATCAGTTTCCTCATAGCAGGAAAAGTATTTCACCAGGTTCCCCGGTACCAAAGCTATGGCGGCTATCCGCAGGACACCCTCTTTGGTCCCTTCCGTGTTTCTTATACAGAGAACCTGAGTGAGATGAATACTGACTCGGAGTTTTACTATTCCAATAGTACAAGTACGAAAGCAAAAGCACCAGAAAAATTGCAGCACCTGGCAGGGGTGGGCAGTTCTCCGCTGGTACAATATGCCGGTACGGGCGCTTATTTTCTGGATAAAATAGGGCCAGGCGCCTGGCGGCTGGAACTGATGCCGGATGCTGTTGTGGGGAAAGATCCATTTACGGATGCATCATTGACAGATACGGCCACCTATATAGTATGGAAACAGCAGGCTATGCAGGTACAGTTGCCCGACCTGGGGAAACGGTTCCGCATAACTCCCCTGAATGAAGGCAATACAGCGGTGGAAACCACGGCCGACGCTGGCCGTTTCCGGATAACTCCCGGCACTTACCTGCTGACAAATACTGCCGTCAAACCAGCTGCAACAGGCATGGGGAAGGGGCTGACCCTGGGTCTGCGGGAATTCTACGCACCGGCTTCCATGCGGCTGCCGGCAGCACGTGTATTTGCGGAGCCGCCGCGGGAACACAGCGCAGGTGAGCCTTTGCAGCTCCAGGTGACAGTCCTGGGAGTAGGGGATAGTACGGAGCTGGACCTGCAAATGATGCAGGCAGGTACAGTAAGTATCCTGCCCATGGTCCGGCAGTCTGCTTATATATATAAGGTGACCCTGCCCGGGAATTTGCTCAAAGCAGGAGAATTACAAACAGCCGTTCGCGTAAAAAGTAATGGAACGGTCATCGGGTGGTTGCGCCCGGTGCAGGTGCTGGATAGCCGCAGCCACTATGAGTTGTTCAGTGCCGCCAGGGCGGCGGGGGACAGTGTATTGAAATACTGGTGGCGGATCAAAAATTTCCCGGACTGGAACCGGCAAACGGCCTACCGGTTTGAGAAGACTGCTGATAGCACCGTGGTTTACAGGGCCACTGCAGATACATTTAATTTTGATATCCCTTTCATTGGCTGGCAGTATTCCTGTAGTATGATTGCTACAGTGCCGCAAAAAAGTCAGCAAAACTATTCCACTTTGACATTAAGAGGGGCGCCAGCCGGAAGACATCCTGTCACGGTGTTATTAATTCTGGTAGATAGAAATGCCAATGCCTATAGCCGTGAGTTAACCCTTGAAGGGGGACTTACGACCTACCGGTTACCCCTGTCCACTTTCTCCAAAGGCCCGCTGCTATTGCTTCCGCGGCCATATCCCATGTTCCTTCCGCTCTGGTTCAGCACTGCAGCCAACGAGCCTATCCAATTGTCAGCCATTGAGAAGATCCAGTTGCTATACATGCCGGCACGAAATTTGCAAGTAAAAGAGGATCAAGGTTTTATGATTGATGGCGTGTGGGCCGAATAA
- a CDS encoding YceI family protein, whose product MKKISLKAISQQLVAVLVLQTIAFAGFAQEKYHAKDKVTLTVSGTSTMHDWTMKSSKGEANAVFTVNGTSVTGCTFLSFVTPSESLKSEKSSMDKNAYKALKTSSAPTLSFNLTSATVAADGTVKAQGKLSLAGTTLATELVGVAKVNADKSITVKGSKKISMKEYSIDPPSFMMGAVKTGNDVTVAFEITFTK is encoded by the coding sequence ATGAAAAAGATCTCCCTCAAGGCAATAAGCCAGCAACTGGTTGCCGTACTCGTACTTCAGACAATTGCATTTGCAGGTTTTGCTCAGGAAAAATACCATGCAAAGGATAAAGTTACCCTTACCGTAAGTGGTACTTCTACTATGCACGACTGGACCATGAAATCTTCCAAAGGTGAAGCTAACGCAGTTTTCACTGTTAATGGAACCTCAGTGACCGGCTGTACTTTCCTCAGCTTTGTTACTCCTTCTGAAAGCCTGAAAAGCGAAAAGAGCTCCATGGACAAGAATGCCTACAAGGCCTTAAAAACTTCTTCTGCTCCTACACTTTCTTTCAACCTGACTTCCGCCACTGTAGCCGCTGACGGTACTGTTAAAGCCCAGGGCAAACTCAGCCTGGCCGGTACTACCCTCGCTACTGAACTGGTAGGCGTTGCCAAAGTAAATGCCGACAAGTCCATTACTGTAAAAGGCAGCAAAAAGATCAGCATGAAAGAATACAGCATCGATCCCCCTTCCTTCATGATGGGCGCCGTTAAAACCGGTAACGATGTGACTGTAGCTTTCGAGATCACTTTCACTAAGTAG